The nucleotide window TAAGTTGCGCCTCAATAAGGTCGAGCTCTAATTCCGCATACCTATGTTCAATAAACTCGTAAACATTGGTGCTTAACGCCAATTTAAAATAATCAGCAGAGGTATTTGGACGATCAACTAATTGATTGTATTTACCTAAATAAAAATACGCTTCACACAAGCGATCAATTAATTGTTTATGATCAGACACCCCAACAGAGACTGTTTGAATCAGCTCCTGTTCATTGATGTCGCCTAAAAACAAGCGCAAAATATTATTTGCCCAACTGTTATGATCTAGGCCATCTAGGTGTTGTCTCAGGTTGGCTTTTGCCAATTCTGGATCAATTTCATATTCAACCAAATACAACCAAGCGATTCGATAAGGATCATTTTGTTGTTGCAATTGAAAACGTTGCAGATCAGCCAACGCTTGTTGTGGTCGCTTACCATAATACAAGGCGATGCCACGATTCAAATACGCGTATTCATGATTCATATCCAGTTCAATGGCCGAATCAAAGGCATCGTAAGCCTCAACGAAATTTTGCCGCTGCGTATGGTGAATTCCCATAAAATTGTACGCGTCAACTAAATCAGGCTGCAAACGCAGCGCGCGTTGAAAATCAAAACTGGCTAAGCCGCGCAGACCGACGCTATCGTAAATCACACCGCGATCGTAAAACAACTTGGCACGTTGTTCTTGGGTAATCTCCATTTTGGTTAAAATTTCCGTTAACCTAGCCAATGCCAACTCACTTTGTGGATTAACAGGTAGCGGTTTTGCAATCAGTACTTTTGCTTGTGAATAAGACGCAGCGGATTGGTCTGTTGTGGTCGAACATGCGCTTAGCCCTAATACAGCCAAACTGGTGAAAATAGCGAGGGAAAATTTCACAGAGAGTCCTAAGATATTGAAATTAATATAATCAATTAGGGTTAAGTATATCGCAATGGCTGACAAACACAAAAGCACGATAGCTTTTAAACAATTAAATTAAGCCAACTGGATAAAAATACATCAGGCAAAAAAAATGCCGGTCATTGACCGGCATTTTTGCTAATGATTGTTAACCATTACTCAGCTGAATCGCCTTTAACGTCAACTTCTTTCATGCTTAAACGAACACGGCCTTGACGGTCAACTTCAAGTACTTTAACCGTAACTTCTTGACCTTCAGACAAGTGATCTGACACATTGTTCACACGCTCTTCAGCAATTTGTGAGATATGTACAAGACCATCTTTACCAGGTAATACATTTACGAATGCACCAAAGTCAACGATGCGTACAACTTTACCCGTGTACAACTTGCCTACTTCGATTTCAGCGGTAATCGCTTCGATACGAGAGATAGCGTCTTTCGCTTGTTCACCAGATGTTGCTGCAATGCGAACCGTACCATCATCTTCAATTTCGATGGTTGTGCCAGTCTCTTCTGTCAATTGACGGATGGTTGCACCACCTTTACCGATAACATCACGGATCTTATCTGAATCAATTTTCATGGTGTGGATACGCGGAGCGAAATCAGAGATATCATCACGAGCTTCGCTGATCGCTTCATCCATAACACTTAGGATATGAATACGCGCGCCTTTTGCCTGATTAAGGGCAATTTGCATGATCTCTTGCGTAATACCTTCGATCTTAATATCCATTTGCAATGCAGTGATACCACCTTGAGTACCAGCAACTTTAAAGTCCATGTCACCCAAGTGATCTTCGTCACCTAGGATGTCAGAAAGAACAACAAAGTTCTCACCTTCTTTAACAAGACCCATTGCGATACCAGCGACAGAATCTTTAATAGGTACACCAGCATCCATAAGTGCTAATGACGTACCACATACTGATGCCATTGATGATGAACCATTTGATTCGGTGATTTCAGAAACCACACGAACTGAGTATGGGAAATCTTCTGCATCAGGCATAACAGCCAAGATACCGCGCTTTGCTAAACGACCGTGACCAATCTCACGACGCTTAGGTGAACCGATAAAACCAGTTTCACCAACACAGTATGGAGGGAAGTTGTAGTGCAACATAAAGTTGTCAGTCTTCTCACCCAAAATGGTTTCTACACGTTGAGCGTCACGTTGTGTACCCAAGGTCGCTGTTACTAGTGCCTGAGTTTCACCACGGGTAAATACCGCAGAACCGTGCGTACGAGGAAGAACACCAGTCATTACGTCAAGCGCACGAACCATTTCTGGATCACGGCCATCAATACGAGGAGCACCTTGTGTAATGCGCTCACGTACGATTTTCTTCTCTAGATCGTGAATTAAGTCTTTGGCATCACCGGCATCAAACTCTTCGCCTTCAGCAACATTGGCTGAAAGTTGTTCAATAACGCGGTTTTTGATTTCACCAATCGCATCGTAACGTTTGGCTTTTTCAGTAATTTGGTAAGCGTCAGTAATATCAGCTGTCGCTAATTCTGCGATTTGAGCAACAAGTGCTTCATTTTTCGCAGGTGCTTGCCAGTCCCATGCAGGGTTGTTTACTTCAGCAGCAAACTCTTTAATTGCATTGATAGCAGTTTGTGATTGCTCATGACCGTATACAACAGCGCCTAGCATGACTTCTTCAGAAAGCACGTCGGCTTCTGATTCAACCATTAGTACTGCAGATTCAGTACCGGCAACAACCAAGTCTAATTTGCTTTCTTCAAGTTCTGATTGAAGTGGGTTCAATACGTATTGATCGTTAACGTAACCAACTCGAGCGGCACCTACAGGGCCATTAAAAGGCATACCTGAAATAGCTAGCGCCGCAGACGTACCTAGAAGTGAAATGATATCAGGGGCAATTTCTGGGTTAGCAGAAACAACAGTGATAACCACTTGTACTTCGTTGGTGTAGCCGTCAGGGAATAGAGGACGAATTGGACGGTCAATAAGACGTGCAGTTAATGTTTCTTCTTCAGAAGGACGACCTTCACGTTTGAAGAAACCACCAGGAATTTTACCTGCTGCGTATGTTTTTTCTTGATAGTTTACTGTTAGTGGGAAGAAGTCTTGACCAGGTACTGCTTCTTTTTTACCTACTACAGAGACTAGTACGCTCGTGTCGTCCATTGATGCCATTACAGCAGCCGTTGCTTGACGAGCAATAACACCTGTTTCCAGTGTTACTTTATGCTGTCCGAATTCAAATGTTTTCGTGATCGGAGTCATTGATTTTCCTTAGTATTATAGAGCCCTTGCTCTAAGTTCTATTTCATATTTAATTTCGCGCACTATTATACCCAATTAA belongs to Thalassotalea sp. HSM 43 and includes:
- the nlpI gene encoding lipoprotein NlpI — translated: MKFSLAIFTSLAVLGLSACSTTTDQSAASYSQAKVLIAKPLPVNPQSELALARLTEILTKMEITQEQRAKLFYDRGVIYDSVGLRGLASFDFQRALRLQPDLVDAYNFMGIHHTQRQNFVEAYDAFDSAIELDMNHEYAYLNRGIALYYGKRPQQALADLQRFQLQQQNDPYRIAWLYLVEYEIDPELAKANLRQHLDGLDHNSWANNILRLFLGDINEQELIQTVSVGVSDHKQLIDRLCEAYFYLGKYNQLVDRPNTSADYFKLALSTNVYEFIEHRYAELELDLIEAQLSAP
- the pnp gene encoding polyribonucleotide nucleotidyltransferase, translated to MTPITKTFEFGQHKVTLETGVIARQATAAVMASMDDTSVLVSVVGKKEAVPGQDFFPLTVNYQEKTYAAGKIPGGFFKREGRPSEEETLTARLIDRPIRPLFPDGYTNEVQVVITVVSANPEIAPDIISLLGTSAALAISGMPFNGPVGAARVGYVNDQYVLNPLQSELEESKLDLVVAGTESAVLMVESEADVLSEEVMLGAVVYGHEQSQTAINAIKEFAAEVNNPAWDWQAPAKNEALVAQIAELATADITDAYQITEKAKRYDAIGEIKNRVIEQLSANVAEGEEFDAGDAKDLIHDLEKKIVRERITQGAPRIDGRDPEMVRALDVMTGVLPRTHGSAVFTRGETQALVTATLGTQRDAQRVETILGEKTDNFMLHYNFPPYCVGETGFIGSPKRREIGHGRLAKRGILAVMPDAEDFPYSVRVVSEITESNGSSSMASVCGTSLALMDAGVPIKDSVAGIAMGLVKEGENFVVLSDILGDEDHLGDMDFKVAGTQGGITALQMDIKIEGITQEIMQIALNQAKGARIHILSVMDEAISEARDDISDFAPRIHTMKIDSDKIRDVIGKGGATIRQLTEETGTTIEIEDDGTVRIAATSGEQAKDAISRIEAITAEIEVGKLYTGKVVRIVDFGAFVNVLPGKDGLVHISQIAEERVNNVSDHLSEGQEVTVKVLEVDRQGRVRLSMKEVDVKGDSAE